In one Bryobacteraceae bacterium genomic region, the following are encoded:
- a CDS encoding OFA family MFS transporter, whose translation MQSSSSQTGVNRTLQAAAAVVMQICLGILYAWSVFRGPLAKLHGWPLTVTIAPYRWSILFFTIAMVIAGFWQDKKGPRLVGTVGGVLLGTGCLLASLFGDTPTGLIVSYGVIGGLGVGFAYVTPIATCVKWFPDKRGFVVGLAVMGFGVGSLIFAPLLEALIGKDPAHFATTIPRTFLILAAIFYVLVTGCAQVYRVPPPGWKPEGWTPPVAAARSRTDYTTGEMVRTWQFYAVWVVYFLGSAVGLTVIGEAAPLINTVLGEGALLTGAGALGVMSLFNGVGRLVWGAMSDKAGRKTVLAAMAAISLLTCAAVLPGASAFVPVLAGICLVGFCYGGYLAVMPTLTADYYGPKYVGANYGILFSAWGAAGFIVPGYLSAIVESARQAGETASGYNQVFYILAGLAAAGGVISLAARRPE comes from the coding sequence ATGCAGAGCTCAAGTTCCCAAACGGGGGTGAATCGAACCCTCCAAGCCGCCGCCGCGGTCGTGATGCAGATTTGCCTCGGTATTCTCTATGCATGGTCCGTATTCCGCGGACCGCTCGCGAAGCTGCATGGCTGGCCGCTGACAGTGACGATTGCGCCGTACCGATGGTCGATTCTGTTTTTCACCATCGCGATGGTGATCGCCGGATTCTGGCAGGACAAGAAAGGGCCGCGCCTGGTGGGCACGGTGGGCGGCGTTCTGCTGGGGACGGGCTGTCTGCTCGCGTCATTGTTCGGCGATACGCCCACCGGGCTGATCGTGTCCTACGGCGTGATCGGAGGGTTGGGTGTGGGATTCGCCTATGTGACGCCGATCGCTACGTGCGTGAAGTGGTTCCCGGACAAGCGCGGGTTCGTGGTCGGTCTTGCGGTGATGGGGTTCGGCGTGGGCTCGTTGATCTTTGCGCCGCTGCTCGAAGCTTTGATCGGTAAGGACCCGGCGCATTTTGCGACGACGATCCCGAGGACGTTTCTCATCCTCGCGGCCATCTTCTACGTGCTGGTGACGGGCTGCGCTCAGGTTTATCGCGTGCCGCCGCCCGGTTGGAAGCCCGAAGGATGGACGCCGCCCGTGGCGGCCGCGCGTTCGCGGACCGACTACACCACCGGCGAGATGGTTCGCACGTGGCAGTTTTACGCGGTATGGGTCGTGTACTTTCTCGGCTCGGCGGTTGGCCTCACGGTGATTGGCGAAGCTGCTCCGCTCATCAACACCGTTCTCGGCGAAGGCGCGCTGCTTACCGGCGCCGGCGCACTCGGTGTGATGTCGCTATTCAACGGCGTGGGCCGGCTGGTGTGGGGCGCGATGTCGGACAAAGCCGGTCGGAAAACGGTACTCGCCGCGATGGCGGCGATCTCGCTGCTCACCTGCGCGGCCGTGCTGCCCGGCGCTTCGGCGTTCGTACCGGTGCTGGCCGGCATCTGCCTCGTGGGCTTCTGCTACGGCGGCTATCTCGCCGTGATGCCGACACTCACCGCGGACTACTATGGCCCGAAGTACGTGGGCGCCAACTACGGGATTCTGTTCTCGGCCTGGGGCGCGGCGGGGTTCATCGTGCCGGGGTACCTTTCGGCGATCGTCGAAAGCGCGCGGCAGGCCGGCGAGACGGCCTCCGGATACAACCAGGTGTTCTACATTCTCGCCGGGCTGGCGGCGGCCGGCGGCGTGATATCCCTGGCCGCGCGGCGGCCCGAGTAA
- a CDS encoding glycosyltransferase family 1 protein — MRFCVDAHAIGRNLTGNEVYVRNLLKGFAAQDGQSEFIAYVSEAGAEQQLPNRFQWRRVSGNPFVRLGYEMSRRLREDRPDLVHVQYTAPVNCPVPVVVSVHDVSYLEHPEYFPPGRVAQLKLTVSRTVRAATRVIAPSEFSARRIREAYGVGEDKIRSVPIAVSAAFRPLPYENARAQVAQGFGVDAPYVLMVGDLQPRKNQTGLIRAFEHLLREHPGLPQHLILAGKDSWCADRIRSAAAESPASERIHLTGPVSDAELLALYNGCDAFVFPSHYEGFGMPILEAMACGRAVACSNTTAMLEVADSAGLTFNPDSTAEMVRAIRDLLLDNELRVRMERLGLQHSHNFRWDETARKTLAVYYEVAEINGARRPAQPTNVEVRQG, encoded by the coding sequence ATGCGCTTTTGTGTCGACGCGCACGCCATTGGGCGGAACCTGACGGGGAACGAAGTTTATGTTCGTAACCTCCTGAAAGGATTCGCCGCCCAGGACGGGCAGTCGGAGTTTATCGCCTATGTCTCGGAGGCGGGGGCCGAACAGCAACTGCCCAATCGCTTCCAGTGGCGTCGTGTCTCCGGCAATCCGTTCGTGCGGTTGGGTTACGAGATGAGCCGGAGGCTCCGCGAGGACCGGCCGGATCTCGTGCACGTCCAGTACACCGCGCCCGTCAACTGCCCGGTTCCCGTAGTGGTTAGCGTCCACGACGTCAGCTATCTCGAACACCCGGAGTATTTTCCACCCGGCCGCGTGGCGCAGTTGAAGCTGACGGTCTCACGCACCGTACGCGCCGCCACGCGTGTGATCGCCCCCAGCGAATTCTCCGCCCGCCGCATTCGCGAGGCCTACGGCGTCGGCGAGGACAAGATCCGGTCGGTGCCAATCGCCGTCAGCGCGGCCTTCCGGCCGCTGCCGTATGAGAACGCCCGCGCCCAGGTCGCCCAGGGGTTTGGCGTCGACGCTCCCTATGTGCTGATGGTGGGCGATCTGCAGCCCCGCAAGAATCAAACCGGCCTTATCCGCGCGTTTGAACATCTGCTCCGCGAGCACCCCGGGCTCCCGCAACACCTGATTCTCGCGGGCAAGGATAGCTGGTGCGCGGACCGAATTCGCTCCGCCGCCGCGGAGTCCCCCGCCTCCGAGCGAATCCATCTCACCGGTCCCGTCTCCGACGCGGAACTCCTCGCCCTCTACAACGGCTGCGACGCTTTTGTTTTTCCGTCCCACTACGAAGGCTTCGGCATGCCGATCCTCGAAGCCATGGCCTGCGGGCGCGCCGTTGCCTGCTCCAACACAACCGCCATGCTTGAGGTGGCCGATAGCGCCGGACTCACGTTCAATCCGGATTCCACCGCCGAGATGGTTCGCGCCATCCGCGATCTACTGCTCGACAACGAGCTCCGCGTCCGCATGGAGCGGCTCGGTCTGCAGCATTCGCACAACTTCCGCTGGGACGAAACCGCCCGCAAGACCCTCGCCGTCTACTACGAGGTGGCCGAGATCAACGGCGCCCGCCGTCCCGCCCAGCCCACGAACGTCGAGGTGCGCCAGGGGTGA
- a CDS encoding ABC transporter permease yields the protein MSARYVNIALEPSGHSLDLSFDLENVGSSPWRAEGDLCVGWQLIDAETRVFLDEGDWQRAEHPIAPGASHRFRVRIQLPEENGRYHAYVSPRNEEFGWFYATRWPFLLVEATVRAGTIENPGAEVVTTSHLSLRALPKNLRIAFLEPWRTIRNHHRLISSLVRREIVTRYRGSLGDVAWTVIHPLLLMLTYFFVFGIVLQARFGQDPSRAGFVLYFLAGMLPWLPASEAIARSATVILENRNFVKKLVFPVETLPLNLSVTGLVTEAFALLIFLALLLVTRGAIPPTLAWLPVLLVPQWLLTAGICWLLAALGVFFRDLGQILGFALTLWFFLTPICYPEASLPSGAAALLQWNPMFVLVRAYRAILLEASAPALGPLVALWAAAIGIFLTGHAAFWKLRRLFADVI from the coding sequence ATGAGCGCACGCTACGTCAACATCGCGCTCGAACCCAGCGGCCATTCGCTCGATCTCTCCTTCGACCTCGAAAACGTCGGCTCGTCCCCGTGGCGCGCCGAAGGCGATCTGTGCGTCGGCTGGCAGCTCATCGACGCCGAGACTCGCGTCTTTCTCGACGAAGGCGACTGGCAGCGCGCGGAGCATCCCATCGCACCCGGCGCGTCGCACCGGTTCCGCGTCCGCATCCAACTGCCGGAAGAGAACGGCCGATATCACGCGTACGTCTCGCCGCGCAACGAAGAGTTCGGCTGGTTCTATGCCACCCGCTGGCCGTTTCTGCTCGTCGAGGCCACCGTCCGCGCCGGCACGATTGAAAACCCTGGCGCCGAAGTGGTCACCACCAGCCACCTCAGCCTGCGGGCGCTCCCGAAGAACCTGCGCATCGCGTTCCTGGAGCCCTGGCGAACCATCCGCAATCACCATCGATTGATTTCCTCGCTCGTCCGCCGCGAGATCGTCACCCGCTATCGCGGCTCGCTGGGCGATGTCGCCTGGACCGTAATCCATCCGCTGCTGCTGATGCTGACATACTTTTTCGTCTTCGGCATCGTGCTGCAAGCCCGCTTCGGGCAGGACCCGTCTCGCGCCGGCTTCGTACTCTATTTTCTCGCCGGCATGCTCCCGTGGCTTCCGGCAAGCGAGGCCATCGCCCGTTCGGCCACCGTGATTCTCGAAAACCGGAATTTTGTCAAGAAGCTCGTCTTCCCCGTGGAGACGCTGCCGTTAAATCTCTCCGTCACCGGACTGGTTACCGAGGCCTTCGCGCTGCTGATCTTCCTCGCCCTGCTGCTCGTCACGCGCGGCGCGATTCCGCCTACGCTGGCGTGGCTGCCCGTGCTGCTCGTGCCGCAATGGCTGCTCACCGCCGGAATCTGCTGGCTGCTCGCGGCTCTCGGCGTCTTCTTCCGCGACCTCGGCCAGATCCTCGGCTTCGCGCTCACGCTGTGGTTCTTCCTGACGCCGATCTGCTACCCGGAGGCCTCCCTCCCGTCCGGCGCCGCCGCGCTGCTCCAGTGGAACCCGATGTTCGTGCTGGTGCGGGCCTACCGCGCGATCCTGTTGGAAGCATCCGCGCCCGCGCTCGGTCCGCTCGTCGCGCTTTGGGCCGCCGCCATCGGCATCTTCCTCACTGGCCACGCCGCGTTCTGGAAGCTTCGCCGGCTGTTCGCCGACGTCATCTGA
- a CDS encoding NAD-dependent epimerase/dehydratase family protein codes for MNTVLVTGATGYIGTPICELLLERGYTVHGLARSTEAVEKLTAAGISPVRASLTDTAALAGAARQADAVIHTALNWGQDAGATDRAAVAAMLDALGGSKKPFLYTSGVWVMGSTGGRLAGEMFPLNPPPFLAWRPQVERMVLDATERGVRGVVIRPATCYGREGGIVAKVASGARPLIGDGENHWSFVHVEDLAELYVLALEKAAPGALYVAAHGAAVKVKSLGAALAIDGFVPLESARATFGPLADALALDQKIGSTRAGRELGWIPSRPHVLEEIRRARQ; via the coding sequence ATGAACACCGTCCTCGTCACCGGCGCCACCGGCTACATCGGAACGCCGATCTGTGAATTGCTATTGGAGCGCGGCTACACCGTGCACGGCCTCGCGCGAAGCACGGAAGCGGTGGAGAAGCTCACCGCCGCTGGTATCTCGCCCGTGCGGGCGTCTCTCACGGACACCGCCGCTCTCGCCGGCGCCGCGCGCCAGGCCGACGCCGTGATCCACACCGCGCTCAATTGGGGCCAAGACGCCGGCGCGACGGACCGGGCGGCCGTCGCCGCCATGCTCGACGCGCTGGGCGGCTCGAAGAAGCCATTCCTGTATACCAGCGGCGTTTGGGTGATGGGCTCCACCGGCGGACGCCTCGCGGGCGAGATGTTTCCCCTCAACCCGCCGCCGTTTCTCGCGTGGCGGCCGCAGGTCGAACGGATGGTGCTCGACGCCACCGAGCGCGGCGTCCGCGGCGTGGTCATTCGCCCGGCCACTTGCTATGGCCGCGAGGGCGGCATCGTGGCCAAGGTCGCCTCGGGCGCCCGCCCGCTGATTGGCGACGGCGAGAACCACTGGAGTTTCGTCCACGTCGAAGACCTCGCCGAGTTGTACGTCCTGGCCCTGGAGAAGGCCGCGCCCGGCGCGCTCTACGTCGCCGCGCACGGAGCTGCCGTGAAGGTGAAGTCCCTGGGCGCGGCGCTTGCCATTGATGGCTTCGTGCCGCTTGAAAGCGCGCGCGCCACGTTCGGTCCGCTTGCCGACGCGCTCGCGCTCGATCAAAAGATCGGAAGCACTCGCGCCGGCCGCGAACTCGGCTGGATCCCGTCCCGTCCGCACGTCCTCGAGGAGATTCGCCGCGCGCGCCAATGA
- a CDS encoding glycosyltransferase, producing MKLRVAYFSPMPPAMSGIADYSEALTAALHPLCDLDIHRGDNRAFNPTAHDIALYQIGNNPDHAEAYRTALSHPGVVVLHEANLHHLLAHVTIKAGDWDAYLREVEYDGGSEALEFARRVRALEVGPDYDGVPMLRRLLANARGLIAHSHYVIAEARKAGYAGPAARIPHGAWFPDVDRMRWRSRLGVSARTPLVGIFGHLKPYKRIAESLRAFQRAVRRMPDLRLILAGEPHPEFPIERTIDSLGIAAEARLLGRLDIDEFVGYLAACDIVLNLRYPTVGETSGTLLRALGLGKAVIASDVGAFSEFPASVCLKVPPGQGEEDLLAEYLLLLAERPDLASQMGARAKAWVETECRWDRAAERYAAFLEAVHTGKQWNEPERVPLAETAPVEPGYVRTWSAESPESTAYLETHIDRLERTLSLVPAGGPGDAILEMGAYMQITPVLRTRLGYGRVRGCYYGPAGRTDHREKRSSNGEVFACEIDLFDAEKDRFPYDDGAFATVLCCELIEHLPSDPMFLMAEVNRILRDGGCFVLTTPNIASLRALAAILQGFHPGFFPAYLHPDVKDDARHAREYTPREIHRLFHDAGFNVETLETGPFRDVPAPDLLWVEDILARYKLPGELRGDGIYAVGRKTGPVRDRWPAWLYS from the coding sequence GTGAAGCTTCGCGTTGCCTATTTCTCGCCAATGCCACCCGCGATGAGCGGCATCGCAGATTACTCGGAAGCGCTCACCGCCGCGCTCCACCCCCTCTGCGACCTCGACATTCATCGTGGAGACAACCGCGCGTTCAACCCCACCGCCCACGATATCGCCCTCTACCAGATCGGCAACAACCCGGATCACGCCGAAGCCTACCGCACCGCGCTCTCGCACCCGGGCGTCGTCGTCCTGCACGAAGCAAATCTCCACCACCTTTTGGCGCACGTGACCATTAAGGCCGGCGACTGGGACGCCTACCTGCGAGAAGTGGAATACGATGGGGGCTCCGAAGCGCTCGAGTTCGCCCGCCGCGTGCGTGCGCTCGAGGTGGGCCCGGACTACGACGGCGTGCCGATGCTGCGCCGGCTGCTCGCCAACGCACGCGGCCTCATCGCGCATAGCCACTACGTGATCGCCGAGGCCCGTAAGGCCGGCTACGCCGGACCCGCCGCGCGCATCCCCCACGGCGCATGGTTCCCCGACGTCGACCGCATGCGCTGGCGCAGCCGCCTCGGCGTTTCCGCCCGAACTCCCCTCGTCGGCATCTTCGGACACCTGAAGCCGTACAAACGCATCGCCGAGTCGCTTCGCGCCTTCCAACGCGCCGTGCGCCGCATGCCGGACCTGCGCCTGATCCTCGCCGGCGAACCGCACCCCGAATTCCCGATCGAACGGACCATCGATTCGCTCGGCATCGCCGCCGAGGCGCGACTACTCGGCCGTCTCGACATTGACGAGTTCGTCGGATACCTCGCCGCGTGCGACATTGTGCTCAACCTGCGCTACCCCACGGTGGGCGAAACCTCGGGCACGCTGCTCCGCGCGCTGGGGCTCGGCAAGGCCGTCATCGCCAGCGATGTCGGCGCATTCTCCGAATTTCCCGCCTCCGTCTGCCTCAAGGTCCCGCCGGGCCAAGGCGAAGAGGATCTCCTCGCCGAGTATCTGCTTCTACTCGCCGAACGGCCGGACCTGGCTTCGCAGATGGGCGCGCGCGCCAAGGCCTGGGTGGAAACCGAGTGCCGCTGGGATCGCGCCGCAGAACGGTACGCCGCGTTCCTGGAGGCGGTGCATACCGGAAAACAGTGGAACGAACCCGAGCGCGTTCCGCTTGCCGAAACCGCGCCGGTCGAGCCCGGCTACGTTCGTACCTGGAGCGCCGAATCGCCGGAATCCACGGCGTATCTCGAAACTCACATCGATCGCCTTGAGCGCACGCTTTCCCTGGTGCCCGCCGGCGGCCCCGGCGACGCCATTCTCGAAATGGGCGCCTACATGCAAATTACGCCGGTGCTCCGCACTCGGCTCGGCTACGGACGCGTCCGTGGCTGCTACTACGGCCCCGCCGGCCGCACCGACCATCGCGAGAAGCGCTCCTCGAATGGAGAGGTGTTCGCCTGCGAGATCGACCTCTTCGACGCCGAGAAAGACCGCTTCCCCTACGACGACGGCGCGTTCGCCACCGTGCTCTGCTGCGAACTCATTGAGCATCTTCCCTCGGACCCGATGTTCCTCATGGCCGAAGTGAACCGAATCCTCCGCGACGGCGGCTGCTTCGTCCTCACCACGCCAAATATCGCCTCGCTCCGCGCGCTCGCCGCGATCCTCCAGGGCTTTCACCCCGGTTTCTTTCCCGCCTACCTGCATCCGGACGTGAAAGACGATGCGCGCCACGCCCGAGAATACACACCGCGGGAGATCCACCGCCTCTTCCACGACGCCGGCTTCAATGTGGAAACGCTCGAAACCGGCCCGTTCCGCGACGTGCCCGCACCCGACCTGCTCTGGGTGGAAGACATTCTCGCCCGCTACAAGCTACCCGGCGAACTCCGTGGCGATGGCATCTACGCCGTCGGCCGCAAGACCGGCCCGGTCCGCGACCGTTGGCCGGCTTGGCTCTACTCATGA
- a CDS encoding glycosyltransferase, whose translation MRTAALLQFLRRRYVVDAVFFAQTGDPDPLEAIPPGVIATARTVRLPAHGRGLAHRAARNALRWLRGIPPLNDRFGRFATEIQAFLDGRRWDLAVIEHSWCAPYAPLLRAYAATLILNLHNVESELHRRCAVTEPGATRYFHRRFAQRARSLEAQLLPDFDLVLATSEEDRALACGIAPAARFAIYPNTVPLREVHATARRQIVFSGNLEYHPNRTGVAWFARHVWPRIRDRHRDIEWVLVGKNPDSVRPFVQGPRVRLTGEVEDALPEIASSIAAIAPLRSGSGTRIKILEAWSAGVPVVSTAVGAEGLPAEGVLLAEDPDGFANAVTRLVESERLRAQIASRASEIFNRDFTWEAGWAVLDDLGL comes from the coding sequence ATGCGCACCGCAGCCCTACTCCAATTCCTCCGCCGCCGTTATGTCGTCGACGCCGTCTTCTTCGCCCAAACCGGCGATCCCGATCCGTTGGAGGCCATCCCCCCCGGGGTCATCGCGACGGCACGCACGGTCCGTCTGCCCGCCCACGGACGCGGATTAGCGCATCGCGCCGCCCGCAACGCCCTCCGCTGGCTCCGAGGCATTCCACCCCTGAACGATCGATTCGGCCGATTCGCAACGGAAATCCAAGCTTTTCTCGACGGCCGGCGCTGGGACCTCGCTGTCATCGAGCACTCGTGGTGCGCACCCTACGCACCGCTGCTCCGGGCGTACGCCGCGACATTGATCCTGAACCTCCATAACGTCGAATCGGAACTCCACCGCCGCTGCGCCGTCACCGAACCTGGCGCCACCCGCTACTTCCACCGGCGGTTCGCCCAGCGCGCCCGATCGCTCGAAGCGCAACTGCTGCCGGACTTCGACCTGGTTCTGGCCACTTCCGAAGAAGACCGCGCCCTTGCGTGCGGCATCGCGCCCGCCGCGCGGTTCGCCATCTACCCGAACACCGTTCCGCTGCGCGAAGTCCACGCCACCGCTCGCCGGCAGATCGTGTTCAGCGGAAACCTCGAATACCATCCGAACCGAACCGGCGTCGCTTGGTTCGCCCGCCATGTCTGGCCGCGGATTCGAGACCGGCATCGAGACATCGAGTGGGTGCTGGTTGGCAAGAACCCGGACTCGGTCCGTCCGTTCGTTCAAGGCCCCCGCGTACGGCTCACGGGAGAAGTGGAGGACGCGCTTCCGGAGATCGCCTCTTCGATCGCCGCTATTGCGCCGCTCCGCAGCGGGTCCGGCACGCGGATCAAGATCCTCGAAGCGTGGTCGGCAGGCGTGCCCGTAGTCTCCACCGCCGTCGGAGCCGAAGGCCTGCCCGCCGAAGGCGTGCTGCTTGCCGAAGATCCAGACGGTTTCGCCAACGCGGTGACGCGCCTTGTGGAGTCTGAAAGATTGCGCGCTCAAATCGCCTCTCGCGCCAGCGAGATCTTTAACAGGGATTTCACATGGGAGGCAGGGTGGGCGGTGTTAGATGATCTAGGGCTTTGA
- a CDS encoding glycosyltransferase family 1 protein, with protein sequence MRAGLDATPLHASPGGLARYTVELHKALESEFPDDEFRLLESRARRWWLVGLPRRLRRERFSVFHGTNFEVPYIPVVPSVMTIHDLSPWKRAPWQAASARVRERTPWLLRLGLATMVVTPTEAIRREAIRHFHLEPGRVAVVPEAAASVFQPGGETVRNFLLCVGIGARKNNGVAETAARECGYELVVIGNGARDAGDVELAQLYREAAALLYPSHYEGFGLPVLEAMQSGTPVIASRDPAVMEVSGGAALHADAQDASAWIAAVRSLGQQRAELRERGLRRAAEFSWRRTAIGTREVYEEAMVRFRRTK encoded by the coding sequence ATGAGAGCCGGGTTGGACGCCACTCCGCTTCACGCATCGCCCGGCGGTCTCGCCCGCTACACCGTCGAGCTTCACAAGGCGCTTGAATCGGAGTTTCCCGACGACGAGTTCCGGCTCCTTGAATCGCGCGCCCGGCGCTGGTGGCTCGTGGGACTGCCGCGGCGGCTCCGCCGCGAACGGTTCAGCGTCTTCCACGGAACCAACTTCGAGGTCCCCTACATCCCGGTTGTGCCGAGCGTCATGACGATTCACGATCTCTCTCCGTGGAAACGCGCTCCGTGGCAGGCCGCATCCGCCCGCGTCCGCGAACGCACGCCGTGGCTGCTTCGTCTCGGCCTCGCCACCATGGTGGTGACGCCCACGGAAGCGATCCGTCGCGAAGCGATCCGCCACTTCCACCTCGAACCCGGGCGTGTGGCCGTTGTTCCGGAAGCCGCCGCCTCGGTGTTCCAGCCGGGCGGTGAGACAGTGCGGAACTTTCTCCTCTGCGTGGGAATCGGAGCCCGCAAGAACAACGGCGTGGCCGAAACCGCCGCGCGGGAGTGCGGGTACGAACTGGTCGTGATCGGCAACGGGGCGCGCGACGCCGGCGATGTCGAACTCGCGCAACTTTACCGGGAGGCGGCCGCGCTGCTGTATCCGTCGCACTACGAAGGTTTCGGCCTGCCCGTTCTCGAAGCCATGCAGAGCGGTACGCCGGTGATCGCTTCGCGGGACCCGGCGGTGATGGAGGTGAGTGGGGGCGCAGCCTTGCACGCCGATGCGCAGGATGCATCGGCATGGATCGCGGCCGTGCGCTCGCTCGGCCAGCAGCGGGCCGAGCTTCGAGAGCGGGGCCTGCGCCGGGCCGCCGAGTTCTCCTGGCGACGCACCGCCATCGGGACGCGCGAAGTCTACGAAGAAGCGATGGTCCGGTTCCGGCGGACGAAGTGA
- a CDS encoding peptidyl-alpha-hydroxyglycine alpha-amidating lyase family protein, whose amino-acid sequence MRLVVFLVALNLFAAENGWYPHEGGLLKYRVQIRFGEEPDTMPEGWKFGRVSSVAADSNGEVYVFQRGQKADPIVVFDAKGKFLRSWGKGMFGNPHGMRVDRNGKVWVTDNGDHQVMRFSRDGKLELTLGIKGKAATTNDTFNRPTDIAFSPDGGFIYVSDGYGNSRVMKFTYAGNFVKTWGTPGAAPGQFNTVHSVAVDSAGTVYVSDRENNRIQIFDADGNFLRQWTHLGATQNIFITAAGEMYVITHRNNIENLTYDTLAGRIMKIDRETGRIQGAMESPGHWIHVTPERLIFIGSLTGNVFRWYPGWLEKGLGADEGLRPSN is encoded by the coding sequence ATGAGACTTGTTGTTTTTCTCGTTGCCCTAAATCTCTTCGCCGCGGAAAACGGCTGGTATCCACACGAAGGCGGGCTCCTCAAATACCGCGTACAGATCCGCTTCGGCGAAGAGCCGGACACGATGCCCGAAGGCTGGAAGTTCGGCCGCGTCTCTTCGGTGGCCGCCGATTCCAACGGCGAGGTCTACGTGTTCCAGCGCGGCCAGAAAGCCGACCCCATCGTCGTCTTCGACGCAAAAGGCAAGTTTCTGCGTTCCTGGGGCAAGGGCATGTTCGGCAATCCGCACGGGATGCGCGTGGACCGGAACGGCAAGGTCTGGGTCACCGATAACGGCGATCACCAGGTGATGCGTTTCTCCCGCGATGGAAAACTAGAGCTTACGCTCGGCATCAAGGGCAAGGCCGCAACCACCAACGATACGTTCAACCGCCCCACCGACATCGCCTTCTCCCCGGATGGCGGATTCATCTATGTGAGCGACGGGTACGGCAACTCGCGCGTGATGAAGTTCACCTACGCCGGCAATTTCGTCAAGACCTGGGGCACGCCCGGCGCCGCCCCCGGCCAATTCAACACCGTCCATTCAGTGGCTGTGGACTCGGCGGGTACAGTCTACGTGAGTGACCGGGAAAACAACCGCATCCAGATTTTCGACGCCGACGGCAACTTCCTCCGCCAGTGGACTCATCTCGGCGCAACGCAGAACATTTTCATCACCGCCGCCGGCGAGATGTACGTCATAACGCACCGCAACAACATTGAGAACCTCACCTACGATACGCTCGCCGGCCGCATCATGAAGATCGATCGCGAAACGGGCCGGATCCAAGGCGCTATGGAGTCGCCGGGGCACTGGATCCACGTCACGCCAGAACGTCTCATCTTCATCGGGTCGCTCACAGGGAACGTCTTTCGCTGGTATCCAGGCTGGCTCGAAAAGGGACTCGGCGCCGACGAAGGGCTCCGTCCATCGAATTGA
- a CDS encoding DUF3108 domain-containing protein has translation MTALARLLAGLLALTCLEAQPGKEELRYVVNWPSGLSLGEGVMKADRHGAGWDLSLRLDASLPGVPIEDEYRSSTESGYCSKTFEKKSKHGPRVASERLTFEDGKLTRKTLEGGGKTEIAVPACAHDALSFLYLLRSELAKGRIPPAQKIYFGATYEVRLQYAGRERVLINERPAESERFTATVKGPASTNSFELFFARDSARTPLMIRAPFAMGTFRMELDGELPQ, from the coding sequence GTGACCGCCCTTGCCCGGCTGCTTGCCGGCCTTCTCGCTCTTACCTGTCTTGAGGCCCAGCCCGGGAAAGAGGAACTTCGCTACGTCGTCAACTGGCCGAGCGGACTCAGCCTCGGCGAAGGCGTGATGAAAGCCGACCGGCACGGCGCCGGATGGGACCTTTCGCTTCGCCTTGATGCCTCGCTCCCCGGCGTTCCCATCGAGGATGAATACCGTTCCTCCACCGAGTCCGGCTATTGTTCCAAGACCTTCGAGAAGAAGAGCAAGCACGGGCCGCGCGTTGCCTCCGAACGCCTCACGTTCGAGGATGGCAAGCTCACCCGAAAGACGCTGGAGGGCGGCGGAAAAACCGAAATCGCCGTGCCCGCCTGCGCGCACGACGCCCTCTCATTTCTTTACCTGCTTCGCTCTGAGCTCGCCAAGGGAAGGATCCCTCCGGCGCAGAAAATCTACTTCGGCGCCACCTACGAGGTTCGCCTTCAATATGCCGGCCGCGAGCGAGTGCTGATCAACGAAAGGCCCGCCGAATCCGAGCGCTTCACCGCCACCGTGAAAGGCCCGGCGTCCACCAACTCCTTCGAGCTGTTTTTCGCGCGCGACAGCGCGCGCACCCCCTTGATGATCCGCGCACCTTTCGCCATGGGGACTTTTCGCATGGAACTGGACGGCGAACTGCCGCAGTAG